The following proteins are co-located in the Phragmites australis chromosome 10, lpPhrAust1.1, whole genome shotgun sequence genome:
- the LOC133930727 gene encoding serine carboxypeptidase II-2, protein MTSASRSAGAIGLHLLLLVAAVSAAAGGSEAAWRVEQERDRVPRVPGQAFNASFAHYAGYVTVSEERGAALFYWFFEAAQDPGSKPLVLWLNGGPGCSSIAFGLGEEVGPFHVNADGKGVHLNPYSWNKVANLLFLDSPVGVGYSYSNTSDDALRNGDERTAKDSLAFLLKWLERFPQYKGREFYLTGESYAGHYVPQLAQAIKRHHEATEDKSINLKGYMVGNALTDDFHDHYGLFQFMWTTGLISDQTYRLLNIFCDFESFVHTSPQCEKILDIASTEAGNIDSYSIFTPTCHASFAASKNKVMKRLHSVGKIGEQYDPCTEKHSIVYFNLAEVQKALHVSPVVGKSKWETCSEVVSTHWGDCERSVLHIYHELIQYGLRIWMFSGDTDAVIPVTSTRYSIDALKLSTVTPWYAWYDDDGEVGGWSQGYKGLTFVTVRGAGHEVPLHRPKQALTLFKSFLAGSPMPVQSNVRSDM, encoded by the exons ATGACGAGCGCCTCCCGATCCGCCGGAGCCATCggactccacctcctcctcctcgtggcCGCCGTCTCTGCCGCAGCGGGCGGAAGCGAGGCGGCGTGGCGTGTGGAGCAGGAGCGGGACCGGGTGCCGCGGGTGCCGGGGCAGGCCTTCAACGCGAGCTTCGCGCACTACGCCGGGTACGTCACCGTCAGCGAGGAGCGCGGCGCCGCGCTCTTCTACTGGTTCTTCGAGGCCGCGCAGGACCCGGGGTCCAAGCCCCTCGTGCTCTGGCTCAACGGAG GGCCTGGATGCTCGTCAATTGCCTTTggacttggagaagaagtgggaCCTTTCCATGTTAATGCAGATGGAAAGGGTGTACATCTGAATCCTTATTCTTGGAACAAAG TTGCAAATCTATTGTTCCTTGATTCACCGGTTGGTGTTGGCTATTCATATTCAAACACCTCTGACGATGCTTTAAGAAATGGGGATGAGAGGACTG CCAAGGATTCATTGGCGTTCTTACTTAAGTGGCTTGAACGATTTCCACAGTACAAGGGTCGTGAATTTTATTTGACGGGAGAGAGTTATGCTG GTCACTACGTTCCTCAATTGGCTCAAGCCATAAAGAGGCACCATGAGGCTACCGAAGACAAATCAATTAATCTAAAGGGCTACATG GTAGGAAATGCTCTGACGGATGATTTCCATGATCACTATGGATTATTTCAATTCATGTGGACCACCGGCTTGATCTCCGATCAAACATACAGGCTgctgaatattttctgtgactTTGAGTCCTTTGTGCATACATCTCCACAGtgtgagaagattcttgatatTGCTAGCACTGAAGCTGGGAACATTGATTCATACAGCATCTTCACACCTACTTGTCATGCATCTTTTGCCGCCTCCAAGAACAAAGTGATGAAAAGGCTACAT TCTGTTGGAAAAATTGGAGAGCAGTATGATCCATGCACTGAAAAGCATTCAATTGTATACTTCAATCTTGCTGAGGTTCAAAAGGCACTTCATGTAAGTCCCGTCGTTGGCAAATCAAAATGGGAGACCTGCAG CGAAGTCGTTAGTACTCATTGGGGGGACTGCGAAAGATCTGTGCTGCATATCTACCATGAACTTATACAGTATGGGCTTCGTATATGGATGTTCAG TGGAGATACAGATGCAGTGATTCCAGTGACATCAACTAGATACAGTATTGATGCTCTCAAGCTTTCAACAGTAACTCCTTGGTATGCTTGGTATGACGATGATGGCGAG GTTGGTGGCTGGAGTCAAGGGTACAAGGGACTCACCTTTGTGACTGTGAGGGGCGCAGGTCATGAAGTTCCTCTTCATCGGCCCAAACAGGCTCTTACACTCTTCAAATCATTCTTGGCTGGGAGCCCAATGCCCGTGCAATCGAATGT